GTCGTAGTAGAGGCGGGCATGGTCTGCATCGCGGCCTTCGGTGATCGTGTTTTCCACATCCACTTCTACATGGTAGACAGTGCCTAGCGAGTCGGTATAGTCCATGAGGTAATAATTAATGGGCGTGGCGGTGGTATCCAGCCGGTATCCAGTGATGACCGCTTCTGTCTCCACCCAATAAAGCTGTTGATAAATATAGCTGGCGGGTAGGTAGTAGCCCAACCAGACTAGTCCCAGACCCGGCACCAGAAACCAAAGCTGATACAGATGAAATTGCCTCATGTGATGAATTTAGATTAACCTGAGTGAATTAGCAATAGGTTCATTTCTGAGATGGGTCTTTTCTCAGAAATCGGTCAGTCTTATGAATCTCATTTCGAAAATGATTACCGGGATCTTGAGCCGCCATTCCTGGGTAGTGTGATCTCATCTGCTTTGTCTTACCCTTCGACGGAGCTCAGGCTGACAAAGCAACAGTTCCTCCGAAACAACTGATTTTATCATCAGCCATTCCGGATTTGCGAAAAATACCCCAAAGAGGGTAGACCTTTCTTTTGTAACTTTTGTTACCATCCTCGGGTGGTGGGTTTGCGTATCTTTATCGATCAGTCAAAGAAGTCATAAGCATCAATGGAATCAATTATTACAGAAATACGAAACGGCTATGCGGGTTATGCCGGCTACCTTTGGCAAGAAATCACACACCCCACCTGGCACAATTACTTCTACTGGTTGCTGGGAGTGTCTGCATTTTTCTTTGCACTGGAACTCTTGAAGCCCTGGCGTGTAGATCAGGCAAAGTTTCGGAAGGATTTCTGGTTGGACTTCTTCTACATGTTTTTCAATTTCTTTCTGTTTTCCCTCATCATCTACAATGCCGCCTCCAATGTGGTGGTACACCTCTTCAATGACCTGCTGGGACTGCTGGGTATTACCAATCTGGTGGCTTTTGAAGTGATGAGTTGGCCGATATGGGCCCATCTGTTGCTCGGCTTTGTGGTACGCGATTTTGTGCAGTGGTGGATCCACCGTTTGCTGCATGCGAGCCCAAGGCTGTGGGAGTTTCACAAGGTGCACCATAGTGTGGCTGAGATGGGTTTTGCTGCCCACCTGCGATATCACTGGATGGAAAACGTGGTGTATCGCACCATTGAGTACATCCCGTTGGCACTTATCGGGATTGGTTTACGCGATTTTTTTATCATCCACATTTTCACCCTGGCCGTAGGTCATTTCAACCATTCCAATTTCAAACTGAACCTCGGACCTTTGAAGTATATTTTCAATAATCCACAGATGCACATCTGGCACCATGCTTACCACCTGCCTGCAGAACGTCGATTAGGCGTTAATTTTGGATTGACGCTGAGTGTTTGGGATTATCTCTTTGGTACCG
This Marinoscillum sp. 108 DNA region includes the following protein-coding sequences:
- a CDS encoding DUF3592 domain-containing protein, whose amino-acid sequence is MRQFHLYQLWFLVPGLGLVWLGYYLPASYIYQQLYWVETEAVITGYRLDTTATPINYYLMDYTDSLGTVYHVEVDVENTITEGRDADHARLYYDPADPANFALVNHARYLVVLFLPLGLLSLYFGWPKRE
- a CDS encoding sterol desaturase family protein, with product MESIITEIRNGYAGYAGYLWQEITHPTWHNYFYWLLGVSAFFFALELLKPWRVDQAKFRKDFWLDFFYMFFNFFLFSLIIYNAASNVVVHLFNDLLGLLGITNLVAFEVMSWPIWAHLLLGFVVRDFVQWWIHRLLHASPRLWEFHKVHHSVAEMGFAAHLRYHWMENVVYRTIEYIPLALIGIGLRDFFIIHIFTLAVGHFNHSNFKLNLGPLKYIFNNPQMHIWHHAYHLPAERRLGVNFGLTLSVWDYLFGTDYIPHDGRDIQLGFPGVEEFPADFIGQNTHGFSGKVTSPGDKKPD